A stretch of Pseudomonas sp. LS.1a DNA encodes these proteins:
- a CDS encoding Zn-dependent hydrolase: MLKSNGERLWASLMAMAEIGATARGGSCRLALSDEDKAGRELFSHWCCEAGLTLTVDAIGNLFARRAGSDPAAAPVMMGSHLDTQPEGGRFDGVYGVLAGLEVVRRLNDLNIQTRKPLEIAVWTNEEGARFTPAMFGSAVFTGALALDEALAIRDADGISVADELQRTGYAGQRPLGGQVAAYFEAHIEQGPILEDNAKAIGVVSGGQAIRWLDVTVEGQAAHAGTTPMSLRKDALYGAAQMIQAVEQLAADFAPQGLTTVGELSIAKSSRNTIPGVLRFTVDLRHHRDEAIEAMERDLTLKLQAIANQRGLQVRIERHWVSPATPFDADCVAAVQQAVDGLGYAQQSIVSGAGHDAILLARYCPTAMVFIPCVGGLSHNEAEDVLPDDARQGADVLLNAVLARAGRIEQGEA, translated from the coding sequence ATGTTGAAAAGCAATGGCGAACGCCTGTGGGCGAGCCTGATGGCCATGGCCGAAATTGGCGCCACCGCCCGTGGCGGCAGCTGTCGCCTGGCTCTGAGCGACGAGGACAAGGCTGGCCGTGAACTGTTCAGCCACTGGTGCTGCGAAGCCGGCCTGACGCTGACTGTGGATGCCATTGGCAACCTGTTCGCCCGCCGCGCTGGCAGCGACCCGGCTGCAGCGCCGGTGATGATGGGCAGCCACCTCGACACCCAACCAGAGGGCGGTCGTTTCGATGGCGTCTACGGTGTGTTGGCGGGGCTCGAAGTGGTACGCCGGCTCAATGACTTGAACATCCAGACGCGCAAACCGCTGGAAATCGCCGTATGGACCAACGAGGAGGGGGCCCGCTTCACCCCGGCCATGTTCGGTTCGGCGGTGTTCACCGGCGCCCTCGCGCTGGACGAAGCGCTGGCCATTCGCGACGCCGATGGCATCAGCGTCGCCGACGAACTGCAACGCACCGGTTACGCCGGCCAGCGCCCGCTGGGCGGTCAGGTCGCTGCCTATTTCGAGGCGCATATCGAGCAAGGCCCGATCCTTGAAGACAACGCCAAGGCCATCGGTGTGGTCAGCGGCGGGCAGGCCATCCGCTGGCTGGACGTTACCGTCGAGGGCCAGGCGGCGCATGCCGGTACCACGCCGATGTCATTGCGCAAGGATGCCCTGTACGGCGCTGCACAGATGATCCAGGCCGTCGAGCAACTGGCCGCCGACTTCGCGCCGCAAGGCCTGACCACCGTGGGCGAACTCTCTATCGCCAAGTCCTCGCGCAACACCATCCCCGGCGTGCTGCGCTTCACGGTGGACCTGCGTCACCACCGCGATGAAGCCATCGAGGCCATGGAGCGTGACCTGACCCTGAAGCTGCAAGCCATCGCCAACCAGCGCGGCCTGCAGGTGCGTATCGAGCGCCACTGGGTCAGCCCGGCCACGCCGTTCGACGCTGACTGCGTAGCCGCTGTGCAGCAGGCGGTGGACGGCCTCGGTTATGCCCAGCAGTCGATCGTCAGCGGCGCCGGCCACGACGCCATCCTGCTGGCCCGCTACTGCCCGACCGCCATGGTGTTCATCCCCTGTGTCGGCGGCCTGAGCCACAACGAAGCCGAAGACGTACTGCCCGACGACGCCCGCCAGGGTGCCGATGTACTGCTCAACGCCGTGCTGGCCCGCGCGGGCCGTATCGAACAAGGAGAAGCCTGA
- a CDS encoding MFS transporter, translated as MKPTASPQPRRAAAAAFIGTMIEWYDFYIYATAAALVFGALFFPSDNSLFSTMAAFGTFAVGFFARPLGGIVFGHVGDRIGRKKSLVITLLMMGIVTVGIGLLPTYAQIGAIAPVLLILLRIVQGIAVGGEWGGAVLMAGEHAPKGRRNFFASFAQLGSPAGLILSLLAFGAVTRLPEADLMSWGWRVPFLASALLLLVGLAIRLGVNESPEFIASREQAEKARRKEQAPAFEVLRTAWRPLLLCIGANTLGIAGVYFTNTFMISYTTQQLHLERSLILECLFFVAIIQFCVQPLAAWLSEKIGATRFLALVALLAMASPYPMFVLVSSGEGPLIVLGIALAAACMASFYAVIAGYVSGMFDTRVRYTAISLAYQICGAIAGGLTPLIGTWLAHTFSGQWWPMALFYTLIATISLVCVLALARQYARSQRLELA; from the coding sequence ATGAAGCCCACCGCTTCCCCCCAACCACGCCGTGCCGCCGCCGCCGCATTCATCGGCACCATGATCGAGTGGTACGACTTCTACATCTATGCCACCGCCGCCGCCCTGGTGTTCGGCGCGCTGTTCTTCCCCTCCGACAACAGCCTGTTCAGCACCATGGCCGCGTTCGGCACCTTCGCCGTCGGCTTCTTCGCCCGGCCGCTGGGTGGCATCGTCTTTGGCCATGTGGGCGACCGTATCGGCCGCAAGAAGTCGCTGGTCATCACCTTGCTGATGATGGGCATCGTCACCGTGGGCATCGGCCTGCTGCCGACCTACGCGCAAATCGGCGCCATCGCGCCGGTACTGCTGATCCTGCTGCGCATCGTCCAGGGCATTGCCGTGGGCGGCGAATGGGGCGGGGCGGTGCTGATGGCCGGCGAGCATGCGCCCAAGGGCCGGCGCAACTTCTTTGCCTCGTTCGCCCAGTTGGGCAGCCCGGCGGGCCTGATCCTGTCGCTGCTGGCCTTCGGCGCGGTCACCCGCCTGCCGGAAGCAGACCTGATGAGCTGGGGCTGGCGTGTGCCGTTCCTGGCCAGCGCGCTGTTGCTGCTGGTGGGCCTGGCAATCCGCCTTGGGGTGAATGAATCGCCCGAGTTCATCGCCAGTCGCGAGCAGGCGGAAAAGGCCCGGCGCAAGGAGCAGGCTCCGGCATTCGAAGTGCTGCGCACGGCCTGGCGCCCGCTGTTGCTGTGCATCGGCGCCAATACCCTGGGCATTGCCGGGGTCTACTTCACCAACACCTTCATGATCAGTTACACCACCCAGCAATTGCACCTGGAGCGTTCGTTGATCCTGGAGTGCCTGTTCTTCGTGGCGATCATCCAGTTCTGCGTGCAGCCGCTGGCCGCGTGGTTGTCGGAAAAGATCGGCGCTACCCGCTTCCTGGCCCTGGTTGCGTTGCTGGCCATGGCCTCGCCATACCCGATGTTCGTGCTGGTCAGCTCTGGCGAAGGCCCGCTGATCGTGCTCGGCATCGCCCTGGCAGCCGCGTGCATGGCGTCGTTCTACGCGGTAATCGCCGGCTACGTCAGCGGCATGTTCGACACCCGCGTGCGCTACACCGCCATTTCCCTGGCCTACCAGATCTGCGGCGCCATCGCTGGCGGCCTGACCCCGCTGATCGGCACCTGGTTGGCCCACACCTTCAGCGGTCAGTGGTGGCCGATGGCGCTGTTCTACACCCTGATCGCCACTATCTCGTTGGTTTGCGTGCTCGCCCTTGCGCGTCAGTACGCCCGTAGCCAGCGCCTGGAGCTGGCTTGA
- a CDS encoding LysR family transcriptional regulator codes for MPDRLLNDRLDWNLLRTFRVIGQELSISRAAARLHLTQPAVSQALKRLEEQLGRQLIARRGPRFVLTEMGEQLFQLAGEVYGQMSQIGGLLEQPADELVGKVRLLMISRIVNERFDDFLADFHRQHPRVELEIDVMRSSDIVAALQEKTATAGLSLNRRAQPRLEQRLFLRQRYAFFCGKHHALFGQDEGDLQRENFVSFTSDQIGGMLSPLTIFRDQQGFAGRIVASSPSLEEVRRLVIAGFGIGCLPEHVVAPDVDAGLLWKLPPQEGIADVDIHLLWNREQRFSRAEEVFIEALQQSLD; via the coding sequence ATGCCCGACCGCCTGCTCAACGACCGCCTCGACTGGAACCTGCTGCGCACCTTCCGGGTCATCGGCCAGGAGCTGTCCATCAGCCGCGCCGCCGCCCGCCTGCACCTCACCCAGCCGGCAGTGAGCCAGGCACTCAAGCGCCTGGAGGAGCAACTTGGCCGCCAACTCATCGCCCGTCGCGGGCCGCGTTTCGTTCTGACCGAAATGGGCGAGCAGCTGTTCCAGCTTGCCGGCGAGGTCTATGGGCAGATGTCGCAGATCGGCGGCTTGCTGGAGCAGCCGGCGGACGAACTGGTGGGCAAGGTACGCCTGTTGATGATCAGCCGTATCGTCAACGAACGCTTCGACGACTTCCTCGCCGATTTCCACCGCCAGCACCCGCGGGTGGAGCTGGAGATCGACGTGATGCGCAGCTCCGACATCGTCGCCGCCTTGCAGGAAAAAACCGCCACGGCGGGCCTCAGCCTGAACCGGCGTGCGCAGCCACGGCTGGAGCAACGGTTGTTCCTGCGCCAGCGCTATGCGTTCTTCTGTGGCAAGCACCATGCCCTGTTCGGCCAGGACGAAGGCGACCTGCAGCGGGAGAACTTCGTCAGTTTCACCAGTGACCAGATTGGCGGCATGCTGTCGCCACTGACCATTTTCCGCGACCAGCAAGGGTTTGCCGGGCGGATCGTGGCGTCGTCACCGAGCCTTGAAGAAGTGCGCCGGCTGGTGATTGCCGGGTTTGGCATAGGTTGCCTGCCCGAGCATGTGGTGGCACCGGATGTAGACGCCGGGTTGCTGTGGAAGCTGCCGCCGCAGGAAGGGATTGCCGATGTGGATATCCACCTGTTGTGGAACAGGGAGCAGCGCTTCAGCCGCGCGGAAGAGGTGTTTATCGAGGCGTTGCAGCAAAGCCTTGACTGA